The Planococcus versutus genome contains a region encoding:
- a CDS encoding peptide-methionine (S)-S-oxide reductase: protein MEVIYLAGGCLWGVEAFIKTLPGITFTEAGRANGTSCILDGDYDGYAECVKTEFDPSVVTCKELMGYLFEIIDPYSLNKQGQDVGEKYRTGVYSEKSEHLEEAKAFLWKRDDFDLVKVEVRPLTNYLKSAKEHQDRLARCPNDYCHIPEDLLHKYKNA, encoded by the coding sequence ATGGAAGTAATATATCTTGCAGGTGGCTGTTTATGGGGAGTAGAGGCGTTTATAAAAACGTTACCTGGCATTACATTTACAGAAGCTGGAAGAGCCAACGGAACAAGCTGCATTCTCGATGGGGACTATGATGGCTATGCCGAATGTGTAAAAACAGAGTTTGATCCGTCAGTTGTGACATGTAAAGAACTAATGGGTTACTTATTTGAAATTATCGATCCGTACAGTTTGAACAAACAAGGGCAAGACGTTGGCGAGAAATACAGAACGGGTGTATATAGCGAGAAATCTGAGCATTTAGAAGAAGCAAAGGCGTTTCTTTGGAAGAGAGATGATTTTGACCTTGTTAAGGTCGAAGTGCGGCCTCTTACAAACTACTTGAAGAGCGCAAAAGAACATCAAGACCGGTTGGCCCGATGTCCAAATGATTATTGTCATATACCTGAGGACCTTTTACATAAGTATAAGAATGCATAG
- a CDS encoding CoA transferase subunit A: MKPIYNSAKEAVEQIQDGATIMVGGFGLVGIPEQLILALVDKGVTDLTIISNNCGVDEWGLGLLLKNNQIKKMIGSYVGENKEFERQVLSGEIEVELTPQGTLAEKIRAGGAGIPAFFTPAGVGTTVAEGKEIREFDGKEHVLEHALRADFALVRAHKADKMGNLVYNKTAQNFNPLAAAAGKITIAEVEEIVETGDIDPNHVQTPSIYVQGLLQADQEKRIERLTTRTI, from the coding sequence ATGAAACCGATATACAATTCTGCAAAAGAAGCAGTGGAGCAAATTCAAGACGGTGCCACAATTATGGTAGGTGGTTTTGGGTTAGTAGGAATACCAGAACAGCTAATTTTAGCACTTGTTGATAAAGGAGTGACTGACTTGACCATTATTTCCAATAACTGTGGAGTGGACGAGTGGGGTCTTGGTTTACTGTTGAAAAACAATCAAATTAAAAAAATGATTGGTTCTTATGTTGGGGAAAACAAAGAGTTTGAACGCCAAGTGTTATCGGGTGAAATTGAAGTGGAATTGACACCACAAGGAACGCTTGCTGAAAAAATACGCGCAGGCGGAGCTGGAATTCCGGCATTCTTTACACCAGCTGGTGTTGGCACAACGGTCGCAGAAGGCAAAGAAATTCGCGAATTTGATGGGAAAGAACATGTACTAGAACATGCTTTGAGAGCTGATTTTGCATTAGTGAGAGCACATAAAGCTGATAAAATGGGCAACCTTGTTTATAATAAAACCGCCCAAAACTTCAATCCGCTTGCTGCAGCAGCTGGGAAAATTACCATTGCAGAAGTAGAAGAAATTGTAGAAACTGGTGATATTGATCCGAATCATGTTCAAACACCAAGCATTTATGTGCAAGGATTACTTCAAGCAGACCAAGAAAAACGCATTGAACGTTTAACAACACGTACTATTTAG
- a CDS encoding murein hydrolase activator EnvC family protein, producing MISKWMITSLSSVLALTMLMPTANADTLSELEQRQQNMQQQQSELNSGITEKSGQINRNVSKLEQLAAKITDLNTQINNTEAKINSIQAEIDQTKIEIDELKKSIVELERKIEERTQLLKERARAIQLSGGSVDYIDVLLGANSFVDFIDRFSAVNTLIEADREIMSQQAADKELLAKQKKQVESKLAEQESHRAELVELKSSLDNQKAKQAGVVQNLETEQQRLATEKGGLENKRTEVIKISADLEKQIMEEQARLAEIARKAEEERQRKIAAEKAAAEARAIAEAQAAEEARAIVAKEEANAKALAEAKARAQVATEKAREAEAESSARAESAQVKPTSKPKASIPSVNIPEKVEAAPSPSAMFIRPVSGRYSSGFGGRDIGSGAESHLGQDIANITGTPISAAASGYVSFAGNMGGYGNVVILTHSINGQSYATVYGHMSAINVSAGQAVSQGQNVGLVGSTGRSTGPHLHFEVHIGSWNGARSNAVDPMNYF from the coding sequence ATGATTTCAAAATGGATGATAACTAGTTTGTCTTCTGTATTAGCTTTAACAATGTTGATGCCAACAGCTAATGCAGATACATTAAGCGAATTAGAACAGAGACAGCAAAACATGCAGCAGCAGCAAAGTGAGTTAAATTCAGGCATTACTGAAAAGTCAGGACAAATCAATCGAAATGTATCCAAGCTAGAACAACTTGCAGCAAAAATTACAGATTTGAACACACAAATCAATAATACAGAAGCAAAAATTAACAGTATTCAAGCTGAAATTGATCAAACGAAAATAGAAATCGATGAGCTAAAAAAATCAATTGTAGAGCTGGAACGAAAAATTGAGGAACGTACACAATTGTTGAAAGAACGAGCGCGTGCAATCCAATTGAGTGGCGGTTCTGTAGACTATATTGATGTTCTTCTAGGTGCAAACAGTTTCGTCGATTTCATAGATCGTTTTTCTGCGGTCAATACATTAATTGAAGCTGACCGTGAAATTATGAGCCAACAAGCGGCAGATAAAGAGCTACTAGCCAAACAAAAAAAACAAGTAGAGTCTAAACTAGCAGAACAAGAATCGCACCGCGCAGAATTAGTGGAGTTAAAATCATCTTTGGATAACCAAAAAGCCAAACAAGCAGGTGTTGTGCAAAACTTAGAGACTGAGCAACAACGATTAGCAACAGAAAAAGGCGGTTTAGAAAACAAACGTACTGAGGTTATCAAAATTAGTGCAGATTTAGAAAAACAAATTATGGAAGAGCAAGCACGTTTAGCAGAAATTGCAAGAAAAGCTGAAGAAGAGCGTCAACGAAAAATAGCAGCTGAGAAAGCTGCAGCCGAAGCTCGTGCAATAGCCGAAGCACAAGCAGCCGAAGAGGCTCGTGCAATCGTTGCAAAAGAAGAAGCCAATGCAAAAGCGTTAGCAGAAGCAAAAGCACGTGCACAAGTTGCAACAGAAAAGGCACGTGAAGCAGAAGCTGAAAGTAGTGCTAGAGCTGAATCTGCACAAGTTAAACCAACTAGCAAACCAAAAGCATCAATTCCTTCTGTGAACATTCCTGAAAAAGTGGAAGCAGCGCCTTCACCTAGCGCTATGTTTATTAGACCCGTTTCTGGACGATACTCATCAGGTTTTGGCGGAAGAGATATTGGTTCAGGTGCTGAATCACATCTTGGACAAGACATTGCTAATATAACAGGCACTCCAATTTCTGCAGCGGCATCTGGCTATGTTTCTTTTGCAGGTAATATGGGTGGCTATGGTAACGTCGTAATTTTGACGCATTCAATCAATGGTCAATCGTATGCAACGGTTTACGGTCACATGAGCGCTATCAATGTTTCTGCTGGCCAAGCAGTCTCACAAGGTCAAAATGTTGGACTAGTCGGCAGCACAGGACGTTCTACCGGACCTCATCTTCACTTTGAAGTTCACATTGGTTCTTGGAATGGGGCTCGCTCAAACGCAGTGGACCCGATGAACTATTTCTAA
- a CDS encoding haloacid dehalogenase type II translates to MNDSIKAFVFDVYGTLFDVTAIKKECEELYPGYGEKISQTWRSKQVEYFMLRQLMGNYASLYSITHDALTYALNENDLQSSEQHEKHLLEAYLQLPLYSESKEVLTQLKDKNLVVFSNGSHDMLDPLVKHAGLEELFNQVLSIDDIKQFKPTPASYHYALEKLGLESYEVLFMSSNGWDVSGAKSFGFQTAWINRKGLPLEELDLEPDYVFDDLNGLLKWK, encoded by the coding sequence GTGAATGATTCAATCAAGGCTTTTGTATTCGACGTCTATGGGACATTGTTTGATGTAACGGCGATTAAAAAGGAATGCGAAGAACTATATCCTGGATATGGCGAGAAAATTAGTCAGACGTGGAGATCCAAGCAAGTGGAATATTTCATGCTTCGTCAGCTTATGGGTAATTATGCTTCATTGTATTCCATTACACATGACGCTTTAACATATGCACTTAACGAAAACGACTTGCAATCAAGTGAGCAACATGAGAAACACTTACTAGAAGCCTATCTTCAGTTGCCGCTTTACTCGGAATCAAAAGAAGTTCTTACGCAATTAAAAGATAAGAATTTAGTCGTATTTTCAAACGGCTCTCATGATATGTTAGATCCTTTGGTTAAACATGCTGGACTAGAAGAGCTATTTAACCAAGTCCTCAGCATTGATGACATAAAACAATTTAAACCGACTCCAGCTTCTTATCACTATGCGTTAGAAAAGCTTGGACTAGAAAGCTATGAAGTGTTATTCATGTCATCAAATGGCTGGGATGTTTCAGGAGCTAAAAGTTTTGGATTTCAAACCGCGTGGATTAACCGAAAAGGCTTGCCGTTAGAAGAACTTGATTTGGAGCCTGATTATGTATTTGATGACTTGAATGGATTACTAAAGTGGAAGTAG
- a CDS encoding tRNA (mnm(5)s(2)U34)-methyltransferase gives MTLKRVLPFTKSLLEQAVSLGDSVIDGTAGNGHDTHFLAELTGSTGKVFAFDIQAEAIEATNERVKKFQHVTLIHDSHAKIKEYVTEPISAAVFNLGYLPKGDHSIITTAQSTLSALEQSLDLLKINGVLLVVVYSGHEGGHEERDAVMGFVSTLPQKFFDVLKYEFINQQHSPPFLLAIEKK, from the coding sequence ATGACTTTGAAGCGCGTGTTGCCTTTTACAAAATCATTGCTTGAACAAGCTGTTTCTTTAGGAGACTCGGTCATCGACGGCACTGCCGGCAACGGTCACGATACGCATTTTCTAGCAGAGCTGACTGGATCTACGGGCAAGGTTTTTGCTTTTGACATCCAAGCAGAAGCAATAGAAGCCACTAACGAACGCGTCAAAAAATTTCAACATGTCACTCTTATTCACGACAGTCATGCCAAAATAAAAGAGTACGTTACGGAGCCAATTTCAGCAGCCGTTTTCAATCTTGGCTATTTGCCAAAAGGCGACCATAGCATTATCACGACAGCACAAAGTACGCTATCGGCTCTCGAACAAAGCTTAGATCTTTTAAAAATTAACGGTGTTTTACTAGTTGTCGTTTATAGTGGACATGAAGGCGGCCATGAAGAACGAGACGCTGTAATGGGATTTGTTTCAACTTTACCGCAAAAATTCTTTGACGTTCTTAAATACGAATTTATCAATCAGCAACATTCGCCGCCTTTTTTGCTAGCAATTGAGAAAAAATAG
- a CDS encoding TIGR01212 family radical SAM protein (This family includes YhcC from E. coli K-12, an uncharacterized radical SAM protein.): protein MNTEFPFSSDGKRYYTWNRHLRDHFGFKVMKIALDAGFDCPNRDGTVAHGGCTFCSVAGSGDFAGNRVDSIPKQFDNIKEKMHRKWKDAKYMAYFQAYTNTHAPLPVIKEKFEAALEQENVIGLSIATRPDCLPNDVVDYLAELNERTYLWVELGLQTVHERTALLVNRAHDFEAYIEGVTKLRKRGIRVCTHIINGLPLEDRDMMMETAREVAKLDVQGIKIHLLHLLKGTPMVKQYEKGMVEFLEKQEYINLVADQLEVLPPDMVVQRITGDGPIDLMIGPMWSANKWEVLNGIDAELERRSSWQGKLVTKSVTL from the coding sequence GTGAATACAGAATTTCCTTTTTCATCTGATGGAAAACGATACTATACATGGAATCGCCATTTACGCGATCATTTTGGCTTTAAAGTGATGAAAATCGCGTTAGATGCAGGCTTTGACTGTCCTAACCGGGACGGTACCGTTGCACATGGAGGCTGTACATTTTGTAGCGTCGCTGGGTCTGGTGACTTTGCGGGTAATCGCGTTGATTCGATTCCCAAGCAGTTCGACAATATAAAAGAAAAAATGCACCGCAAATGGAAAGATGCCAAATACATGGCTTATTTCCAAGCCTATACAAATACCCATGCACCACTGCCTGTCATAAAAGAAAAGTTTGAAGCTGCACTCGAACAAGAAAATGTCATTGGCTTAAGCATTGCGACGCGTCCCGACTGTTTGCCCAACGACGTTGTTGATTACTTAGCTGAATTAAACGAACGAACCTATTTATGGGTTGAGCTTGGACTTCAAACGGTTCACGAGCGAACAGCTCTTTTAGTTAACAGAGCTCATGATTTTGAGGCCTACATCGAAGGTGTCACGAAACTACGTAAGCGAGGCATTCGTGTTTGCACACACATTATTAACGGCTTGCCGCTAGAAGATCGTGATATGATGATGGAAACCGCACGTGAAGTAGCCAAACTCGATGTGCAAGGTATTAAAATTCATCTTTTGCACTTATTAAAAGGCACGCCAATGGTAAAACAATACGAAAAAGGCATGGTCGAGTTTTTAGAAAAGCAAGAGTATATCAATTTAGTAGCTGACCAACTTGAAGTGCTGCCACCTGACATGGTGGTACAGCGCATTACCGGTGATGGTCCAATCGACTTGATGATTGGTCCAATGTGGAGTGCAAACAAATGGGAAGTTTTAAACGGCATTGACGCAGAACTCGAGCGACGCAGTAGCTGGCAAGGAAAACTAGTGACAAAGAGTGTGACGTTATGA